A single window of Nicotiana sylvestris chromosome 5, ASM39365v2, whole genome shotgun sequence DNA harbors:
- the LOC104228135 gene encoding uncharacterized protein encodes MAQSLSPIAAATTLASISTKKSIPLAFHDKKLDTTLLSRRSLALGLAGVALNAGNNNANAAARRPPPPPPTSEEKKDPNMNGVMAKVLASKRRKEAMKESIAKLREKGKPVKEPSQ; translated from the coding sequence ATGGCTCAGTCATTGTCTCCAATTGCAGCAGCTACGACATTGGCCTCAATATCAACCAAGAAGAGTATCCCTTTGGCTTTTCATGATAAAAAATTGGATACAACTCTTCTCTCTCGCAGGAGTCTTGCCTTGGGCTTGGCCGGAGTTGCGCTAAATGCAGGTAACAACAATGCAAATGCTGCTGCAAGAAGGCCTCCACCACCCCCACCCACATCAGAGGAGAAAAAGGACCCAAATATGAATGGTGTCATGGCAAAAGTATTAGCTAGCAAGAGAAGAAAGGAAGCTATGAAAGAATCCATAGCCAAGCTAAGGGAGAAAGGGAAGCCTGTCAAAGAACCATCTCAATAG